The following coding sequences are from one Panicum hallii strain FIL2 chromosome 5, PHallii_v3.1, whole genome shotgun sequence window:
- the LOC112894540 gene encoding osmotin-like protein, giving the protein MASPKLLLVLATSLLGCGLLAAADYAPMTLTVVNNCPFPVWPGIQANSGHDVLEGGGFFLPALSHKSFPAPAHPWSGRIWARTGCAGAGAQLRCATGDCGGRLQCGGLGGAAPATLAQVSLHHGGDQTSYGVSVVDGFNVGLSVTPHEGRGNCPVLGCRSNLTATCPGELQLRSPAGSVLACRSGCEAFRTDELCCRNMYNSPRTCRASKYSEFFKRECPQAFTYAHDSPSLTHECAAPRELKVIFCH; this is encoded by the coding sequence ATGGCTTCTCCCAAGCTGCTCCTCGTGCTCGCCACCTCCCTCCTGGGCTGCGgcctcctggccgccgccgacTACGCCCCGATGACCCTGACCGTGGTGAACAACTGCCCCTTCCCCGTGTGGCCGGGCATCCAGGCCAACTCCGGGCACGACGTGCTGGAGGGCGGCGGCTTCTTCCTCCCGGCCCTCTCCCACAAGTCCTTCCCGGCGCCGGCGCACCCCTGGTCGGGCCGCATCTGGGCGCGCACGGGCtgcgcgggcgccggcgcgcAGCTCCGCTGCGCCACGGGCGActgcggcgggcggctccagtGCGGCGGgctcggcggcgcggcgcccgcGACGCTGGCGCAGGTGAGCCTCCACCACGGCGGCGACCAGACCTCGTACGGCGTGAGCGTGGTGGACGGCTTCAACGTGGGCCTGTCCGTGACCCCGCACGAGGGCCGCGGCAACTGCCCCGTCCTCGGCTGCCGCAGCAACCTCACCGCGACCTGCCCCGGGGAGCTCCAGCTGCGGTCCCCCGCCGGGAGCGTGCTCGCGTGCCGGAGCGGCTGCGAGGCGTTCCGCACCGACGAGCTGTGCTGCCGCAACATGTACAACAGCCCGCGCACCTGCCGCGCCTCCAAGTACTCGGAGTTCTTCAAGCGCGAGTGCCCGCAGGCCTTCACCTACGCGCACGACAGCCCGTCGCTCACACACgagtgcgccgcgccgcgcgagcTCAAGGTCATCTTCTGCCACTAG
- the LOC112892077 gene encoding ubiquitin-conjugating enzyme E2 7-like isoform X1 — protein sequence MAATTSQASLLLQKQLRDLAKHPVDGFSAGLVDDSNVFEWQVTIIGPPDTLYDGGYFNAIMSFPQNYPNSPPSVRFTSEMWHPNVYPDGRVCISILHPPGEDPNGYELASERWTPVHTVESIVLSIISMLSSPNDESPANIEAAKEWREKRDDFKKKVRRIVRKSQEML from the exons ATGGCGGCTACCACCAGCCAGGCGAGCCTCCTCCTCCAGAAGCAGCTCAGAG ATCTCGCCAAGCATCCGGTGGATGGGTTCTCGGCTGGGCTGGTCGACGACAGCAATGTTTTCGAGTGGCAGGTCACCATCATCGGCCCGCCTGACACCCTGTA TGATGGAGGGTACTTTAACGCGATAATGAGCTTCCCACAAAATTACCCAAACAGCCCGCCATCAGTCAGATTTACCTCTGAAATGTGGCATCCAAATG TGTATCCAGATGGCCGGGTGTGTATCTCTATTCTTCATCCACCTGGTGAAGATCCCAATGGCTATGAGCTCGCGAGCGAGCGTTGGACACCTGTGCACACA GTTGAAAGTATAGTTCTGAGCATTATTTCAATGCTCTCTAGTCCAAATGACGAGTCTCCAGCAAATATTGAGGCAGCT AAGGAATGGAGGGAGAAGAGGGATGACTTCAAGAAAAAGGTTAGGCGCATTGTCCGTAAATCACAGGAAATGCTCTGA
- the LOC112892077 gene encoding ubiquitin-conjugating enzyme E2 7-like isoform X2: MPYRDEFACLLCWCHAGLWFLVCICAPEAATENLTPGFVLAETPDGGYFNAIMSFPQNYPNSPPSVRFTSEMWHPNVYPDGRVCISILHPPGEDPNGYELASERWTPVHTVESIVLSIISMLSSPNDESPANIEAAKEWREKRDDFKKKVRRIVRKSQEML; this comes from the exons ATGCCTTATCGCGATGAATTTGCTTGTCTGCTGTGTTGGTGCCATGCCGGATTATGGTTTTTAGTGTGCATCTGTGCCCCGGAAGCAGCGACGGAGAACCTTACCCCGGGATTCGTTTTAGCAGAGACACC TGATGGAGGGTACTTTAACGCGATAATGAGCTTCCCACAAAATTACCCAAACAGCCCGCCATCAGTCAGATTTACCTCTGAAATGTGGCATCCAAATG TGTATCCAGATGGCCGGGTGTGTATCTCTATTCTTCATCCACCTGGTGAAGATCCCAATGGCTATGAGCTCGCGAGCGAGCGTTGGACACCTGTGCACACA GTTGAAAGTATAGTTCTGAGCATTATTTCAATGCTCTCTAGTCCAAATGACGAGTCTCCAGCAAATATTGAGGCAGCT AAGGAATGGAGGGAGAAGAGGGATGACTTCAAGAAAAAGGTTAGGCGCATTGTCCGTAAATCACAGGAAATGCTCTGA
- the LOC112895714 gene encoding histone H2B.11 has protein sequence MAPKAEKKPAEKKPAEEKAEKKPKAEKRVPGSGKEGGEKKGKKKAKKSVETYKIYIFKVLKQVHPDIGISSKAMSIMNSFINDIFEKLAQEAARLARYNKKPTITSREIQTSVRLVLPGELAKHAVSEGTKAVTKFTSS, from the coding sequence ATGGCGCCCAAGGCCGAGAAGAAGCCCGCCGAGAAGAAGCCGGCTGAGGAGAAGGCCGAGAAGAAGCCGAAGGCGGAGAAGCGCGTGCCGGGCTCCGGTAAGGAGGGCGGCGagaagaaggggaagaagaaggccAAGAAGAGCGTCGAGACCTACAAGATCTATATCTTCAAGGTCCTCAAGCAGGTGCACCCGGACATTGGTATCTCCTCCAAGGCCATGTCCATCATGAACTCGTTCATCAACGACATCTTCGAGAAGCTCGCCCAGGAGGCCGCCCGCCTCGCGCGCTACAACAAGAAGCCCACCATCACCTCCCGGGAGATCCAGACCTCGGTGCGACTCGTCCTCCCCGGCGAGCTCGCCAAGCACGCCGTCTCTGAGGGCACCAAGGCCGTCACCAAGTTCACCTCCTCTTAG
- the LOC112895712 gene encoding pentatricopeptide repeat-containing protein At5g42450, mitochondrial produces the protein MPHRDVVSATAAIGALTRRGRHRDALAMFSRVLAHGVAPNEFTFGTVLRSATVLRAPRVGAQLHACAAKLGLCSNVFVGSALLDHYAKMGAMREAQGALEDTREPNVVSNTALIAGLLKNGMFDEADRLFRRMPERNLISWNAMIGGCSQAGLSEDAVNLFLEMCREGVTPNESTFPCVLTSVANAGALGVGRSVHASAIKFLGKLDVYVGNSLVSFYARCGSLEDSVLAFKRMKQKNLVSWNALICGYAQNGKGEEALNAYKAMRATGLKPNNVTLLGLLFGCNHAGLVDEGYALFKAAEREQPGILKPEHYACVVDLLSRAKRFDDAKRFLEDLPFEPGIGFWKALIGGCQIHWNRELAESVAERIHALDPKDTSSYILLSNVYSAAGSWQSVSRIRREIKEKGLKRITGCSWIEVQDKVHVFFNGDFRHPQSEEICAMLEACLYTREDDQHEQSTE, from the coding sequence ATGCCGCACCGGGACGTGGTCTCGGCCACTGCGGCCATCGGCGCGCTCacccgccgcggccgccaccgCGACGCCCTCGCCATGTTCTCCCGGGTGCTCGCCCACGGCGTCGCGCCCAACGAGTTCACCTTCGGCACCGTCCTCCGCTCGGCCACCGTGCTGCGCGCCCCGCGCGTCGGCGCGCAGCTCCACGCCTGCGCCGCCAAGCTCGGCCTCTGCTCCAACGTCTTCGTCGGCAGCGCCCTCCTTGACCACTACGCCAAGATGGGCGCCATGAGGGAGGCCCAGGGCGCGCTTGAGGATACCCGTGAGCCGAACGTGGTCTCCAACACCGCCCTCATTGCCGGCTTGCTGAAGAACGGGATGTTCGATGAAGCAGACCGTTTGTTCCGGCGCATGCCGGAGAGGAACCTGATCTCTTGGAACGCGATGATCGGCGGGTGTAGCCAAGCCGGGCTCAGCGAGGACGCTGTTAATCTGTTCCTGGAGATGTGTCGAGAAGGCGTCACGCCGAACGAAAGCACCTTCCCCTGCGTGCTCACTTCTGTTGCCAATGCAGGGGCACTAGGCGTTGGTAGAAGTGTCCACGCATCGGCCATCAAGTTCCTGGGCAAGCTTGACGTCTATGTGGGCAATTCTCTCGTGAGCTTCTATGCAAGGTGCGGTAGCTTGGAGGACAGTGTCCTGGCGTTCAAAAGGATGAAGCAAAAGAACTTGGTCTCATGGAATGCACTGATCTGCGGGTATGCACAGAATGGGAAGGGAGAGGAGGCTTTGAATGCTTACAAGGCGATGAGAGCAACGGGCCTGAAGCCGAATAATGTCACTCTTCTCGGCTTGCTGTTTGGATGCAACCATGCCGGTCTGGTTGACGAGGGGTATGCACTATTCAAGGCTGCTGAGAGGGAACAACCCGGCATACTGAAGCCTGAGCATTATGCTTGTGTGGTTGATCTTCTATCTCGGGCGAAGCGGTTTGATGACGCCAAGAGGTTTCTCGAGGATCTTCCCTTTGAGCCGGGCATCGGGTTCTGGAAGGCACTGATAGGGGGTTGTCAGATTCACTGGAACAGGGAGCTAGCTGAGAGTGTTGCCGAGCGAATTCATGCATTGGATCCAAAGGACACGTCTTCCTACATTCTTCTGTCAAATGTTTATTCTGCAGCAGGAAGCTGGCAAAGTGTTTCTAGGATTAGGAGAGAGATCAAGGAGAAGGGGCTGAAGAGGATTACCGGCTGCAGTTGGATTGAAGTCCAGGATAAGGTCCATGTCTTCTTCAATGGAGACTTTAGACATCCTCAGAGTGAAGAAATTTGCGCGATGCTTGAAGCATGCCTGTACACCAGGGAAGATGATCAACATGAACAATCAACTGAGTGA
- the LOC112893854 gene encoding uncharacterized protein LOC112893854 isoform X2, whose amino-acid sequence MGNFRKLNRPAAHRVSMLRTMVSQLVKHERIETTVAKAKEVRRKADQMVQLGKEGTLDAARRAAAFVRGDDVVHKLFTELAYRDRAGGYTRLLRTRIRVGDAAEMAYIEFVDRENELREAKPATPQPPQRAPLDPWTKSRASQQWAGPKLTKNSASDGL is encoded by the exons ATGGGCAACTTCCGCAAGCTCAAccgccccgccgcccaccgcgtcTCCATGCTCAG GACGATGGTGTCGCAGCTGGTGAAGCACGAGCGCATCGAGACCACCGTCGCCAAG GCGAAGGAGGTGCGGCGGAAGGCGGATCAGATGGTGCAGCTCGGGAAGGAG GGTACTCTGGATGCGGCAAGACGTGCTGCTGCCTTTGTTCGAGGTGATGATGTTGTTCATAAGCTATTCACAGAGCTGGCCTACCG AGATCGGGCTGGTGGATACACAAGACTCTTACGCACCAGGATACGTGTTGGTGATGCTGCAGAAATGGCATACATCGA GTTCGTGGACAGGGAGAACGAGCTTCGAGAGGCCAAACCTGCAACCCCACAACCGCCCCAACGAGCCCCTCTTGATCCATGGACGAAGTCTCGTGCTAGCCAACAGTGGGCAGGACCTAAGCTCACCAAGAACTCCGCATCAGATGGCCTATGA
- the LOC112893854 gene encoding uncharacterized protein LOC112893854 isoform X1: MGNFRKLNRPAAHRVSMLRTMVSQLVKHERIETTVAKAKEVRRKADQMVQLGKEGTLDAARRAAAFVRGDDVVHKLFTELAYRYKDRAGGYTRLLRTRIRVGDAAEMAYIEFVDRENELREAKPATPQPPQRAPLDPWTKSRASQQWAGPKLTKNSASDGL, translated from the exons ATGGGCAACTTCCGCAAGCTCAAccgccccgccgcccaccgcgtcTCCATGCTCAG GACGATGGTGTCGCAGCTGGTGAAGCACGAGCGCATCGAGACCACCGTCGCCAAG GCGAAGGAGGTGCGGCGGAAGGCGGATCAGATGGTGCAGCTCGGGAAGGAG GGTACTCTGGATGCGGCAAGACGTGCTGCTGCCTTTGTTCGAGGTGATGATGTTGTTCATAAGCTATTCACAGAGCTGGCCTACCGGTACAA AGATCGGGCTGGTGGATACACAAGACTCTTACGCACCAGGATACGTGTTGGTGATGCTGCAGAAATGGCATACATCGA GTTCGTGGACAGGGAGAACGAGCTTCGAGAGGCCAAACCTGCAACCCCACAACCGCCCCAACGAGCCCCTCTTGATCCATGGACGAAGTCTCGTGCTAGCCAACAGTGGGCAGGACCTAAGCTCACCAAGAACTCCGCATCAGATGGCCTATGA
- the LOC112894057 gene encoding protein UPSTREAM OF FLC-like codes for MAAVAAGGGDRARAAEQARLPWREQEPRSPDIAAPPRPTPRRSRPARAAVVYYLSRNGHLEHPHFMEVALSSPDGLYLRDVIDRLDALRGKGMARMYSWASKRSYRNGFVWHDLADDDYIHPVIGREYVLKGTERLHPAAPPPPLLDATAASSSSSGSQETPTSSSSARWEARGGPAHRKKGASTADELGEYVVYKGEERAADAATQTEDVGRSGRCHGHPRRVKAPAAQDELNRADTSPPTASTSPETLEALIKADGRVVTAVSGSGRARASSVLMQLISCGSVSVEEAHASPVMPRAHRHHHHHRARPPRPPASAAAEVIPSYRAKIVEDKEYFSGSIIETAKRSPDDDASQDMAVLRRSSSYNADRVIKLELAKEAGDLHDRCIPRKPKAKKEGYLVISCTAQGNNKG; via the exons atggcggcggtggcggcgggcggcggcgacagggCGAGAGCGGCGGAGCAGGCGAGGCTGCCGTGGCGGGAGCAGGAGCCGAGGAGCCCCGACATAGCCGCGCCGCCGAGGCCGACGCCGCGGCGTTcgcggccggcgagggcggcggtcGTGTACTACCTGTCGAGGAACGGGCACCTCGAGCACCCGCACTTCATGGAGGTCGCGCTCTCCAGCCCCGACGGCCTCTACCTCCGAG ACGTGATCGACCGGCTCGACGCGCTGAGGGGCAAGGGCATGGCGCGCATGTACTCGTGGGCGTCCAAGAG GAGCTACCGGAACGGGTTCGTGTGGCACGACCTGGCGGACGACGACTACATACATCCGGTGATCGGCCGGGAGTACGTGCTCAAGGGCACCGAGCGCCTGCacccggcggcgccgccgcccccgctgcTCGACGCGACCGCCgcgtcctcgtcgtcgtcgggcTCGCAGGAGACGCCCACCTCGTCATCCTCGGCCAGGTGGGAAGCGCGCGGCGGGCCGGCGCACCGGAAGAAGGGCGCCAGCACGGCCGATGAGCTCGGCGAGTACGTGGTGTACAAGGGCGAGGAGCGCGCCGCGGACGCCGCGACGCAGACCGAGGACGTCGGCCGCAGCGGCCGGTGCCACGGCCACCCGAGGCGCGTCAAGGCTCCCGCGGCGCAGGACGAGCTTAACCGGGCGGACACGTCGCCGCCGACGGCTTCGACGAGCCCCGAGACGCTGGAGGCGCTGATCAAGGCGGACGGGCGCGTCGTGACGGCCGTCAGCGGCAGCGGCCGGGCCCGGGCGTCGTCCGTGCTCATGCAGCTCATCTCGTGCGGGTCTGTGTCCGTAGAGGAGGCACACGCCTCCCCTGTGATGCCGCGCgcgcaccgccaccaccaccaccaccgcgcgcgcccgccccgcccgccggcGTCCGCGGCCGCGGAGGTGATCCCGTCCTACCGCGCGAAGATCGTGGAGGACAAGGAGTACTTCAGCGGCAGCATCATCGAGACCGCGAAGCGCTCGCCGGACGACGACGCGTCCCAGGACATGGCCGTCCTCCGTCGCTCGTCGTCGTACAACGCGGACAG GGTGATAAAGCTGGAGCTGGCCAAGGAGGCCGGGGACCTGCATGACCGCTGCATCCCCCGGAAGCCCAAGGCCAAGAAGGAGGGGTACCTGGTCATCTCCTGCACCGCGCAGGGGAATAACAAGGGATGA
- the LOC112893793 gene encoding oxygen-evolving enhancer protein 1, chloroplastic, with protein MAASLQAAATLMQPAKIGGRASASLPSRQPSHVARAFGVDTGAARITCSLQSDIREVASKCVDAAKLAGFALATSALLVSGASAEGTPKRLTYDEIQSKTYMEVKGTGTANQCPTIDGGVDSFPFKAGKYQMKKFCLEPTSFTVKAEGIAKNAPPEFQKTKLMTRLTYTLDEIEGPLEVGSDGTLKFEEKDGIDYAAVTVQLPGGERVPFLFTVKQLVATGKPESFGGPFLVPSYRGSSFLDPKGRGGSTGYDNAVALPAGGRGDEEELVKENIKNAASSTGNITLSVTKSNPETGEVIGVFESVQPSDTDLGAKAPKDVKIQGIWYAQLES; from the exons ATGGCAGCGTCACTCCAAGCCGCGGCCACCCTGATGCAGCCGGCCAAGATCGGCGGCCGGGCCTCCGCCTCGCTGCCGTCCCGCCAGCCGTCCCACGTCGCCAGGGCGTTCGGCGTCGACACCGGCGCGGCCAGGATCACGTGCTCCCTGCAGTCCGACATCAGGGAGGTCGCGAGCAAGTGCGTCGACGCCGCCAAGCTCGCCGGCTTCGCGCTCGCGACCTCGGCGCTCCTCGTCTCA GGCGCGAGCGCGGAGGGCACGCCCAAGAGGCTGACCTACGACGAGATCCAGAGCAAGACGTACATGGAGGTGAAGGGGACCGGCACGGCGAACCAGTGCCCGACCATCGACGGCGGCGTCGACTCCTTCCCCTTCAAGGCCGGCAAGTACCAGATGAAGAAGTTCTGCCTGGAGCCGACGTCCTTCACCGTCAAGGCCGAGGGCATCGCCAAGAACGCGCCGCCCGAGTTCCAGAAGACCAAGCTCATGACCCGCCTCACCTACACCCTCGATGAGATCGAGGGCCCGCTCGAGGTCGGCTCCGACGGCACCCTCAAGTTCGAGGAGAAGGACGGCATCGACTACGCCGCCGTCACCGTGCAGCTCCCGGGAGGCGAGCGCGTGCCCTTCCTCTTCACCGTCAAGCAGCTCGTCGCCACCGGCAAGCCCGAGAGCTTCGGCGGGCCCTTCCTCGTGCCGAGCTACCGTGGCTCCTCCTTCCTGGACCCCAAGGGCCGTGGTGGCTCCACCGGGTACGACAACGCCGTGGCGCTCCCCGCCGGAGGCAGAGGAGACGAGGAGGAGCTCGTGAAGGAGAACATCAAGAACGCCGCGTCGTCGACAGGCAACATCACATTGAGCGTGACCAAGAGCAATCCGGAGACCGGCGAGGTCATCGGCGTCTTCGAGAGCGTGCAGCCGTCGGACACCGACCTCGGGGCCAAGGCGCCCAAGGATGTGAAGATCCAGGGGATCTGGTACGCGCAGCTCGAATCTTAG